From Saccopteryx leptura isolate mSacLep1 chromosome 3, mSacLep1_pri_phased_curated, whole genome shotgun sequence, one genomic window encodes:
- the LOC136401374 gene encoding gasdermin-C-like isoform X1 — MPCTFERATMGLVKEIGHEELSSVKSLLSATKIRRFTLVQRKKARSQFWKLREIPLDFSLMHILEPGTSVPDSAAEAPVLFSDTVVKKQQAGGSVNAGADVSFLGEATQCHGSSFECQIVTTPHETWTELQKRKLRDPEPSFLRQCRRAATNLYVVTEIVELLKDTELKDLSSQSILGKFSIPLNIFVKGEGQGGGHKVREKKLTVPQGSVVAYKRKQLVIKGKGWDILHIAEDDEEETFPPVPYQERYSLKEATLEGTEEVFWEDFKHLQEEVSQIIKGAQLSKDAQDTVFSNIRVMLGDREALQDLMDMLEQAPFGHLSGPGGIILNELKKNSDYPWGKSEDLILYLLEAIMVLSDIQHGLLAYSVEKEILSQQRDLVRSILEPNFLCSGSVPFTLNPELLAPLQGESLSITYGLLAECGLKMELNSPTSAWEPEAKEPLCALYGALCILQHLVVSCAPPGGQAGESAQ; from the exons ATGCCCTGCACGTTTGAGAGAGCTACCATGGGATTGGTCAAGGAGATTGGACACGAAGAACTCAGTTCTGTCAAAAGTTTACTGAGTGCCACCAAAATACGCCGCTTTACTCTAGTACAGAGGAAGAAGGCTCGCTCACAGTTTTGGAAACTACGTGAGATTCCACTTGACTTCTCCCTCATGCACATCCTCGAACCAGGCACTTCAGTCCCAG ATTCTGCTGCAGAAGCTCCCGTCCTCTTCAGTGACACTGTGGTCAAGAAGCAGCAGGCGGGTGGCAGTGTGAATGCTGGGGCAGATGTGAGCTTCTTGGGGGAGGCTACTCAGTGCCATGGGTCCTCCTTCGAGTGTCAGATCGTCACCACCCCACATGAAACCTGGACAGAACTTCAGAAGAG gaaACTGAGGGACCCAGAGCCGTCATTTCTGAGGCAGTGCCGAAGAGCAGCGACGAACCTGTATGTGGTGACCGAGATTGTGGAACTGCTCAAGGATACCGAGCTGAAGGATCTCAGCAGCCAGAGTATCTTGGGGAAATTCTCCATCCCTCTGAATATTTTTGTCAAG GGTGAAGGACAGGGCGGTGGTCacaaagtgagagagaagaagcTGACGGTGCCGCAGGGCTCGGTGGTGGCCTACAAGAGGAAGCAGCTGGTGATCAAGGGGAAAGGCTGGG ACATTCTTCACATTGCAGAGGATGATGAGGAGGAAACCTTTCCCCCAG tGCCATACCAGGAACGATATTCATTGAAAGAAGCGACTTTAG AGGGAACAGAGGAAGTCTTTTGGGAAG ATTTCAAGCACCTACAAGAAGAGGTTTCCCAGATAATAAAAGGGGCTCAGCTCTCAAAGGACGCTCAAGACACTGTGTTCTCCAACATCCGGGTCATGCTTGGGGACCGAGAGGCTCTTCAGGACCTCATGGACATG CTTGAACAGGCACCTTTCGGTCATTTGAGTGGCCCTGGTGGCATCATCctaaatgaacttaaaaagaattcagactatCCCTGGGGCAAGTCAGAGGACCTCATCCTTTACCTGCTTGAAGCTATAATGG TGCTGAGTGACATCCAACACGGTCTGCTGGCCTATTCCGTGGAGAAGGAGATCCTCTCCCAGCAGCGGGACCTG GTGCGGAGCATCCTGGAGCCCAACTTCCTATGCTCTGGGAGCGTCCCCTTCACCCTCAACCCCGAGCTCCTGGCCCCGCTCCAGGGGGAGAGTTTGTCCATAACCTATGGCCTGCTGGCCGAGTGTGGCCTGAAGATGGAGCTGAACAGCCCCACGTCAGCCTGGGAGCCGGAAGCCAAGGAGCCCCTGTGCGCCCTGTATGGGGCCCTCTGCATTCTGCAGCATCTGGTCGTGTCCtgtgcgccccctggtgggcaggcaggGGAGTCTGCCCAGTGA
- the LOC136401374 gene encoding gasdermin-C-like isoform X2: protein MPCTFERATMGLVKEIGHEELSSVKSLLSATKIRRFTLVQRKKARSQFWKLREIPLDFSLMHILEPGTSVPDSAAEAPVLFSDTVVKKQQAGGSVNAGADVSFLGEATQCHGSSFECQIVTTPHETWTELQKRKLRDPEPSFLRQCRRAATNLYVVTEIVELLKDTELKDLSSQSILGKFSIPLNIFVKGEGQGGGHKVREKKLTVPQGSVVAYKRKQLVIKGKGWEGTEEVFWEDFKHLQEEVSQIIKGAQLSKDAQDTVFSNIRVMLGDREALQDLMDMLEQAPFGHLSGPGGIILNELKKNSDYPWGKSEDLILYLLEAIMVLSDIQHGLLAYSVEKEILSQQRDLVRSILEPNFLCSGSVPFTLNPELLAPLQGESLSITYGLLAECGLKMELNSPTSAWEPEAKEPLCALYGALCILQHLVVSCAPPGGQAGESAQ, encoded by the exons ATGCCCTGCACGTTTGAGAGAGCTACCATGGGATTGGTCAAGGAGATTGGACACGAAGAACTCAGTTCTGTCAAAAGTTTACTGAGTGCCACCAAAATACGCCGCTTTACTCTAGTACAGAGGAAGAAGGCTCGCTCACAGTTTTGGAAACTACGTGAGATTCCACTTGACTTCTCCCTCATGCACATCCTCGAACCAGGCACTTCAGTCCCAG ATTCTGCTGCAGAAGCTCCCGTCCTCTTCAGTGACACTGTGGTCAAGAAGCAGCAGGCGGGTGGCAGTGTGAATGCTGGGGCAGATGTGAGCTTCTTGGGGGAGGCTACTCAGTGCCATGGGTCCTCCTTCGAGTGTCAGATCGTCACCACCCCACATGAAACCTGGACAGAACTTCAGAAGAG gaaACTGAGGGACCCAGAGCCGTCATTTCTGAGGCAGTGCCGAAGAGCAGCGACGAACCTGTATGTGGTGACCGAGATTGTGGAACTGCTCAAGGATACCGAGCTGAAGGATCTCAGCAGCCAGAGTATCTTGGGGAAATTCTCCATCCCTCTGAATATTTTTGTCAAG GGTGAAGGACAGGGCGGTGGTCacaaagtgagagagaagaagcTGACGGTGCCGCAGGGCTCGGTGGTGGCCTACAAGAGGAAGCAGCTGGTGATCAAGGGGAAAGGCTGGG AGGGAACAGAGGAAGTCTTTTGGGAAG ATTTCAAGCACCTACAAGAAGAGGTTTCCCAGATAATAAAAGGGGCTCAGCTCTCAAAGGACGCTCAAGACACTGTGTTCTCCAACATCCGGGTCATGCTTGGGGACCGAGAGGCTCTTCAGGACCTCATGGACATG CTTGAACAGGCACCTTTCGGTCATTTGAGTGGCCCTGGTGGCATCATCctaaatgaacttaaaaagaattcagactatCCCTGGGGCAAGTCAGAGGACCTCATCCTTTACCTGCTTGAAGCTATAATGG TGCTGAGTGACATCCAACACGGTCTGCTGGCCTATTCCGTGGAGAAGGAGATCCTCTCCCAGCAGCGGGACCTG GTGCGGAGCATCCTGGAGCCCAACTTCCTATGCTCTGGGAGCGTCCCCTTCACCCTCAACCCCGAGCTCCTGGCCCCGCTCCAGGGGGAGAGTTTGTCCATAACCTATGGCCTGCTGGCCGAGTGTGGCCTGAAGATGGAGCTGAACAGCCCCACGTCAGCCTGGGAGCCGGAAGCCAAGGAGCCCCTGTGCGCCCTGTATGGGGCCCTCTGCATTCTGCAGCATCTGGTCGTGTCCtgtgcgccccctggtgggcaggcaggGGAGTCTGCCCAGTGA